The following are encoded in a window of Castanea sativa cultivar Marrone di Chiusa Pesio chromosome 5, ASM4071231v1 genomic DNA:
- the LOC142633294 gene encoding dof zinc finger protein DOF3.1-like, whose product MQDPASTFQSMKPQFPEQEQLKCPRCESTNTKFCYYNNYNLSQPRHFCKNCRRYWTKGGALRNIPVGGGSRKNTKRTSSNTKRSSSSTSSASASASASSSSSASNSVVQNQGSEHDPTRIFGDQDRRMLDITGSFSSLLASNGQFGSLLEGMNPNGSGLKMVQMGEFAENLDSGHVLDAGSGRNPEMEMQSNNGNSESFLGLQNGDSSCWNGANGWPDLAIYTPETMLAKTEESMNNSKSFACSKCYRG is encoded by the exons ATGCAAGACCCAGCATCAACATTCCAATCTATGAAACCCCAGTTCCCAGAGCAAGAACAGCTCAAGTGCCCAAGGTGTGAGTCCACAAACACCAAGTTCTGCTACTACAACAACTACAACCTTTCACAGCCACGCCATTTTTGCAAGAACTGTAGGAGGTATTGGACCAAAGGTGGTGCTCTCAGAAACATCCCAGTTGGTGGTGGAAGCCGCAAGAACACAAAGAGAACATCATCAAACACAAaacgttcttcttcttctacttcttcggCCTCAGCATCAGCCTCagcctcatcttcttcttcagcaTCAAATTCTGTGGTGCAGAATCAGGGTTCTGAACATGACCCGACCCGGATTTTTGGTGATCAGGACCGTCGGATGCTGGACATCACTGGCAGCTTTAGTTCGCTTCTGGCATCAAATGGGCAGTTTGGAAGCCTTCTGGAGGGCATGAATCCAAATGGGTCGGGTTTGAAAATGGTTCAAATGGGTGAATTTGCAGAGAATTTGGATTCGGGTCATGTGTTGGATGCGGGTTCGGGTCGAAACCCGGAAATGGAGATGCAGAGTAACAATGGCAATTCAGAGAGTTTTTTGGGTTTGCAAAATGGTGATTCAAGCTGTTGGAATGGTGCCAATGGATGGCCTGATCTTGCTATTTACACACCAG AAACTATGTTGGCGAAGACTGAAGAGAGCATGAATAACTCAAAAAGTTTTGCATGTTCTAAATGCTATAGAGGGTGA